One Nicotiana sylvestris chromosome 12, ASM39365v2, whole genome shotgun sequence genomic window carries:
- the LOC104233505 gene encoding probable mitochondrial import receptor subunit TOM20 isoform X3: MFKCQPWAHGCCTEPLIFDSEALRAASSFHDAWINTHKKTAQLTVFHLEEAISKLEEIAKIDSRKHEALWHLGKAHSAEAFLTSDSIEALNNFEKADRYFQKALDEDPRNEMYRKSMETNVQAMLLHMKLQLGTVQQASGGSSTSFNAKSSAMKANHDLVYDVFGWVLLGAGIVAWLGMEKSQAHLCTPRTAIPS, from the exons ATGTTTAAATGTCAACCTTGGGCGCATGGATGTTGTACAGAACCTTTAATTTTTGACTCAGAAGCTCTGAGAGCTGCAAGTTCATTTCATGATGCATGGATAAATACTCATAAAAAAACAGCGCAATTAACTGTTTTCCATCTTGAAGAGGCTATTTCGAAGCTAGAGGAGATTGCAAAAATTGATTCACGAAAGCATGAAGCGTTGTGGCATCTTGGAAAAGCACACAGTGCTGAAGCATTTTTGACATCTGACTCCATTGAGGCACTGAATAACTTTGAGAAGGCAGATCGGTATTTTCAAAAAGCATTAGATGAG GATCCCAGGAATGAGATGTACCGCAAATCTATGGAGACCAATGTTCAG GCAATGCTATTGCATATGAAGCTCCAACTAGGGACGGTTCAGCAGGCTTCTGGTGGATCTTCAACTTCTTTCAATGCAAAG AGCTCTGCTATGAAGGCAAACCACGATCTGGTGTACGATGTCTTTGGGTGGGTACTTCTTGGTGCTGGAATTGTGGCATGGCTAGGAATGGAAAAATCTCAGGCCCATCTATGTACACCAAG GACCGCAATACCAAGTTGA